A stretch of the Capsicum annuum cultivar UCD-10X-F1 chromosome 8, UCD10Xv1.1, whole genome shotgun sequence genome encodes the following:
- the LOC107879940 gene encoding endo-1,4-beta-xylanase 5 → METVEKEIFLPWLVIYFLVCYSGLEVYGEDYDYGFTSECLADPSSAQYNGGIVVNSNFNEGLHGWRKSGFANMTTRISNTTNNTFIVAANRKGPLHGFTQKYFLKKDTYYVTSAWVQVSHVDGILDAHVALVLRGPFGIQRAGWAVARSGCWSMLKGGLILNTSGHVDLYFEANNTAIELWADSISVKPFSQEEWKFHQHQSTEKVRKAKVKIQAVDSQGQPLPNATVSLAQQRNNFPFGNAVSQHILSNKAYQDWFTSRFRYTVFENEMKWYTNEKIQGQQDYNVADAMLRLVQKHNIQVRGHNVFWNNPQNMPSWARYLSPAQLSSAASRRINSVMNRYLGQLIHWDVVNENVHFSFLEDMLGKNASAVYYNKANEIDSNAIPFLNDFNTIEHGFDGTSNPAKYLEKIRDLRSHGYSGPLGIGLQGHFVKPNLPYIRSSLDMLASAGLPIWITELDVANTTNQEVYLEEIIREVHAHPGVKGIMMWAPWGPKGCYRMCLTDNNFKNLATGNVVDRILKEWSHWGFSGITNENGLFETSLFHGDYEVEINHPEKQTYVSTAQKVKVAAQKDGAGKFSHYTIFV, encoded by the exons ATGGAAACCGTGGAAAAGGAAATATTTCTACCTTGGCTGGTGATATATTTTCTTGTTTGTTATTCAG GGCTTGAAGTTTATGGTGAAGACTACGATTATGGTTTCACATCTGAG TGTTTGGCAGATCCCTCAAGTGCTCAATACAATGGAGGAATAGTTGTGAATTCAAACTTCAATGAGGGACTCCATGGCTGGAGAAAATCTGGATTTGCAAACATGACCACTAGGATATCCAACACTACAAATAACACTTTCATTGTGGCTGCTAACAGAAAAGGACCCCTTCATGGTTTTAcccaaaaatatttcttgaaaaaagataCTTATTACGTCACTTCAG CTTGGGTGCAAGTGAGCCATGTAGATGGAATTTTAGATGCTCATGTGGCTCTAGTCCTCAGAGGCCCATTTGGGATTCAACGTGCTGGATGGGCTGTTGCTCGTTCTGGCTGCTGGTCTATGCTAAAAGGTGGCTTAATACTAAATACTTCAGGTCATGTGGACCTATATTTTGAG GCCAACAATACAGCCATTGAGTTATGGGCAGACAGCATATCAGTAAAACCATTTTCTCAAGAGGAGTGGAAATTTCATCAACACCAAAGTACTGAGAAG GTACGTAAAGCTAAAGTGAAAATCCAAGCAGTCGATTCTCAAGGCCAACCATTACCAAACGCAACGGTCTCCCTGGCGCAACAAAGGAACAATTTTCCATTTGGCAATGCAGTAAGCCAACACATCCTCAGCAACAAAGCCTATCAAGATTGGTTTACATCACGATTCAGGTACACGGTTTTCGAGAACGAAATGAAGTGGTATACCAATGAGAAAATCCAAGGCCAACAGGACTACAATGTGGCGGATGCCATGCTTAGGCTTGTCCAAAAACATAACATTCAAGTCCGCGGTCACAACGTTTTTTGGAACAATCCTCAAAACATGCCCTCGTGGGCGCGTTATCTTTCACCAGCACAGCTCTCTTCAGCTGCATCAAGAAGGATAAATTCAGTGATGAATCGATACTTAGGCCAACTTATTCACTGGGATGTTGTGAACGAGAATGTCCACTTTTCatttttagaggatatgctaggGAAAAATGCATCTGCTGTTTATTACAACAAGGCTAATGAAATTGATAGCAATGCAATACCATTCTTGAATGATTTCAATACAATTGAACATGGATTTGATGGAACTTCAAATCCAGCaaaatatttggaaaaaattCGGGATCTTCGATCCCACGGATATAGTGGACCGTTAGGAATTGGTCTGCAGGGGCATTTTGTCAAACCAAATTTACCTTATATAAGATCATCTCTTGATATGCTTGCTTCAGCTGGATTGCCAATTTGGATCACAGAGTTAGATGTTGCAAACACCACCAATCAG GAAGTATATTTGGAAGAGATCATAAGGGAAGTCCATGCACATCCAGGAGTGAAAGGAATAATGATGTGGGCACCATGGGGTCCTAAAGGATGTTATAGAATGTGTTTGACTGATAACAATTTCAAGAATTTGGCTACTGGAAATGTTGTTGATAGGATCCTTAAAGAATGGAGTCATTGGGGATTTTCTGGTATCACAAATGAAAATGGTTTATTTGAAACTTCACTTTTTCATGGAGATTATGAAGTTGAAATCAATCATCCTGAAAAACAAACATATGTCTCCACAGCTCAGAAAGTTAAGGTGGCTGCACAAAAGGATGGAGCAGGAAAATTTTCACATTAcacaatttttgtttga
- the LOC107879939 gene encoding endo-1,4-beta-xylanase 5-like, translating into MPLMWNTSMHIITCIYTISKFFAMDIMKRENLALVLYYLLLVSTGFEVYAQGQDYDYSYTAECLKNPLKPQYEGGIVVNPELNDGLNGWTILGDAKIENVVSSDGNNFIVASHRKGPYHGLSQEFQLEKDINYVVSGWLQVNHGDDANVAVIFKTQSGFQHAAWGIAKSGCWSMFKGGLTVNASGPAQLYFETNDPAVDIWVDSISVQPFSQEEWTSHQNQAIEKVRKSKVAIQVVDSQGKPLPNATISLIQGRANFPFGVAINKNILNNNAYQNWFFSRFKFTVFEDEMKWYSTEVSQGKIDYSTCDAMVNLCKSKGVSIRGQSILWDDQKFQPNWVPSLSPQQLSAAAGKRVDSVVTKYRGQVIHWDVMNENIHFNFFESKLGANASATYFRLTSDFDKKTPLFLNEYNTIEVPEDGVSSPANYLNKIKQLRAGGYGGSLGIGLEGHFAAPNQAYIRSGLDTMASARLPIWITEVDVRPNQNQAQVLDQVIKEVVAHPAVQGVIIWSAWKPTGCFRMCLTDNNFKNLPTGDVVDKIRVTMSHEGLVGTTNAEGYFETSLFHGDYKAIVAHPSMADSSFHHDLTVMPIAESDEKLSLSYKFTAA; encoded by the exons ATGCCATTGATGTGGAACACTTCCATGCATATTATTACTTGCATTTACACAATCTCAAA ATTCTTTGCTATGGACATcatgaaaagagaaaatcttgCTCTAGTGTTATATTATTTACTGCTTGTTTCCACAG GTTTTGAAGTTTATGCACAAGGCCAAGACTATGATTACAGTTATACAGCCGAG TGTTTGAAAAATCCTCTTAAGCCACAGTATGAAGGAGGGATAGTGGTCAATCCAGAACTTAATGATGGATTAAATGGATGGACCATTCTGGGAGATGCTAAAATTGAGAACGTCGTTTCAAGTGATGGAAACAATTTCATTGTTGCCTCACACAGGAAAGGACCATATCATGGTTTGTCACAAGAGTTTCAATTGGAAAAAGACATAAACTACGTAGTTTCTG gATGGCTACAAGTGAACCATGGTGATGATGCCAATGTAGCAGTCATATTCAAGACACAGAGTGGTTTTCAACATGCTGCTTGGGGCATTGCTAAATCTGGTTGTTGGTCCATGTTTAAGGGTGGCTTAACTGTTAATGCTTCTGGCCCTGCCCAACTCTATTTTGAG acCAATGATCCGGCAGTTGACATATGGGTAGACAGTATCTCAGTGCAACCATTCAGCCAAGAAGAGTGGACGTCACATCAAAATCAAGCCATTGAAAAG GTCCGGAAAAGCAAAGTGGCAATCCAAGTGGTTGACTCACAAGGCAAGCCTTTACCTAATGCAACAATCTCGTTGATACAAGGAAGAGCCAATTTCCCATTTGGTGTTGCTATCAACAAAAACATCCTTAACAACAATGCTTACCAAAATTGGTtcttttcaagattcaaattcaCAGTATTTGAAGATGAAATGAAGTGGTACAGTACGGAGGTAAGTCAAGGCAAAATAGACTACTCAACTTGTGATGCAATGGTGAATTTATGCAAGAGCAAAGGTGTCAGTATCCGAGGCCAAAGTATACTTTGGGATGACCAAAAATTTCAGCCAAATTGGGTTCCCTCATTGTCCCCACAACAACTCTCTGCGGCTGCTGGAAAAAGGGTCGATTCTGTCGTCACTAAATATAGAGGCCAAGTTATTCATTGGGATGTTATGAATGAAAACATCCACTTCAATTTCTTCGAGAGTAAACTTGGTGCAAATGCATCTGCTACTTATTTTCGATTGACTTCAGATTTTGACAAGAAAACCCCTCTGTTCTTGAATGAGTACAACACGATAGAAGTGCCAGAAGATGGAGTATCATCACCAGCCAATTATCTTAACAAGATTAAACAATTAAGAGCAGGAGGTTACGGGGGCTCTCTTGGAATCGGATTGGAAGGACATTTTGCTGCTCCTAACCAGGCTTATATTAGGTCCGGACTCGATACAATGGCTTCTGCAAGATTGCCCATATGGATTACTGAGGTGGATGTTAGACCCAACCAAAATCAG GCACAAGTCTTGGATCAAGTAATAAAGGAGGTAGTTGCACACCCAGCTGTTCAAGGAGTAATAATTTGGTCGGCATGGAAACCAACTGGATGTTTCAGAATGTGTTTGACTGATAACAATTTCAAAAATCTACCAACCGGAGATGTCGTCGACAAAATTCGTGTGACGATGTCACACGAGGGCTTGGTTGGGACTACAAATGCCGAGGGTTACTTCGAGACTTCACTGTTTCATGGAGATTACAAAGCCATTGTCGCTCATCCTTCGATGGCGGATTCATCCTTTCACCACGATTTGACAGTGATGC